The nucleotide window GGCCTTAATAAAACGTCGAATCATTTTAATACTTTCATAGGATTCGATATCATTTTCGATGATTCCTTCGATAAGTGCCGTTTCTGGTCCGACCAGGTATTGGGTTTGCGGAGTTATTTGAGATTCACCCAATTTTAGCAATTTAATGAGTTGTTCTTGAGCTGTCATCCCATCAAATTTTTCGTTATACGGGTCGATATTAGGTTGTACTACAACCACCTCGACCGGGTTTGACTTTTCAGAATAGGAATAAAATAGGGCATAAGAAATGCCAATTGGGATTAGAACCAATGCCAGGGCGGCTAGGAGGTATTTCATGCGGAAAAGGCTAGGATTTGGCAGCCAATTTGTTGAAGAATTCAGACCTTGAACAACCAATATATTTACCAACCAAACCCAAACCGTTCCACCCATAAAGCCGGTAAATTCATACCATTGTATCCATTGAAAATATTCAGAGAAAGCATTTCCGAGAATGAGCCAGGTCCATGACAAATCCCAGTCTTGGTGAAGGAATTCGTAGCTCATCCAGAAACAGATCAAAGCAGTATAACCTATGATTGTTCCAAGTCTTTTGCGAACTGCATGAAACATAGCAAAAAAGAAAGCCATGAAGAGGGAATTGAGGGAAAAGGCCATAATACCACCGAAGGCGGTGGAATAATAAACCCAATAGGTTGTTAGCACGTTCCAGATAAGGAAAGTGATGTAACTATGCCCAAAGACATTCCAGGAAGAAACCCCCTGCTTAGTGAGAAAATGTTGTTCGACGCGTAAGAGAGGGACAAAAGCTATAAAAATAAGCGGAGCAAAACCATTGTGAGGCCAGGCAAGGGAAAGCAGAATTCCTGATAGTACCGAAAGCAGGTAAAGAGAATAAGTTTTCACGGAGCGAAGATAGGAATAGGAGCAATGTACCTTTTCTTATTTCTTTTTATACAGACTATAAAGGTTATCCATTCCCAGTTGAACAATTAAAAATTGAAGCTTCTTTATTTCATCCTCAACAAATTTAAGGTAATTATTGGCGCCGAAGTGATCTCCATCTGCATTATAAATCAAAAGGTTGGGATTGGTATTGACAGGGTTTTGCTTCAAGGCTTCTCTATATTTCAAAACTTGCAAATAATTAACATTTAAATCATTAAGAGCAGTTTGGAATAAAACTGAAGGATAGACTTTCTGCTTATCAATGGTATAAATAGGTGAAATCTCCATCAGGAATTTTACATCCTCTTCTGTTTCGAGTTTGCCAAACTCTTCCTGAATAATAAACCAGGTGGTATCTGATTGCGTGACCAATAAATCAGAGACGCCCACATCGGAAATTACGGCCT belongs to Bacteroidia bacterium and includes:
- the lnt gene encoding apolipoprotein N-acyltransferase, which codes for MKTYSLYLLSVLSGILLSLAWPHNGFAPLIFIAFVPLLRVEQHFLTKQGVSSWNVFGHSYITFLIWNVLTTYWVYYSTAFGGIMAFSLNSLFMAFFFAMFHAVRKRLGTIIGYTALICFWMSYEFLHQDWDLSWTWLILGNAFSEYFQWIQWYEFTGFMGGTVWVWLVNILVVQGLNSSTNWLPNPSLFRMKYLLAALALVLIPIGISYALFYSYSEKSNPVEVVVVQPNIDPYNEKFDGMTAQEQLIKLLKLGESQITPQTQYLVGPETALIEGIIENDIESYESIKMIRRFIKAYPQVKVVVGISSYRKYGTNEKLSNTARTSKSGDSYDAYNTASQIDSSRKIQIYHKSKLVPGVEKMPFPKLLKPLEEIAFNLGGMSGSLGVQDERTVFSNPSNVAQKIAPVVCYESIYGEYVGEYVKNGAGLIFIITNDGWWGDSPGYKQHCSYARLRAIEHRRSVARSANTGTSCFINQKGEITQATPFWKPAVIKASINQNQELTFYTKHGDYLAKASLILSLLIVLMLLGKMIKF